The following DNA comes from Corynebacterium atrinae.
CAGGGTTGTGTCCACCGTCAGGCGCGACATCAGGTAGAGGGCAAATGCCACGATGGACATGCCAACCAGCGGGTAGTACTTGTAGTGACCCGTCTTCGTGATGATGAAGCCGACCACCGTCGACGTGCCCACCATGCCGAGCATCATCGGGATCATCATGAGACCCGCGTCGGTCGGGGACAACGTGTGCACCATCTGCAGGTACGTGGGCAGGTAGCCCAGCGCGCCCACCATGGACAGCCCCAAAACGGTGCCGGCGGCGGTAGTCAGCGCCATGTTTCGGTTGGCAAAAAGCGACATGGGGATGAGCGGATCGCCCACCTTGAGCTCAGTGATGACAAAAGCGATGGCTGCGCCGACGGTAAGGGCGCCGAGGCCGAGGATCGTGGGAGAGGTCCACGCATACTGAGTTCCACCCCAGGTAGTCAAGAGGATGAGCGAGAACGTCGCCACCGCGATGAGCACGGTGCCCAGCCAGTCAAAGGTACGTGGGTTGGGCTTCGCGCTTCGCAGGTCCAGCACGATCAGTGAAACCAAGAGCGCCAGAATACCCAGCGGCAAGTTCATCCACAGCCCCCAGCGCCAGCCGGGGCCATCGGTAAACCATCCGCCAAGGACTGGCCCGAGCACCGAGCTCAGCCCGAAGACCGCACCCATGATGCCCATGTATTTGCCGCGCTCGCGGGCGGAAACCACCTCCGCGATGATTGCCTGCGACGTCACCATCATTCCGCCGGCACCAAAGCCCTGGATGGCGCGGGCCACGATGAGTAATTCCATCGACTGCGCGGAGCCGCCCATGACCGAGCCGATAACGAACACGGTGATACCGAACAAGTAGAGCCACTTCCGGCCGACGCGATCGCCGATCTTGCCGAAGATCGGCATCGCGATGGTCATGGTGACCAGGAAGGCGGAGATGACCCAGCTCATGTGGTCAACGCCGCCGAGCTCGCCGACGATGGTGGGTAGGGCGGTCGAGAAAATCACTTGGCCCAGGGAGCTCATGAGCATTGTGGTCACGAGGGCGCCGAGGACGAGGCCAATGCGCGGAGCACGGGTTGTTGTGCTGGCTACCATGTCAACTCCTGAGTAAATGCGGTGATGGTGGCTCCGGCCGCCCGCAGGCGTTGGGCGCGATCGGTGGTTTGGCATGGGCGGCAGACCTGGAGCCAGACGGCCTCCCGGATGAGCCCGTTGATGATGGAGGCTTCAACCTCGATGGGTTCATCGCCCAGAATCCGGTCGCCGGGGTGGGCTTCGAGGTGTTCCACCACGAGCTGGTGCATTTTGGCGGACTGCTCCCGGAAGCGATTGAGCGACAGCAAAGCCACGGAAGGTTCAGAGGTCATGATCTGGTGTCGGCGCTCCTTGAGCGTGGCGAGGAACTCCTCGTCCGCCCCATCCTCCAGATCGGCCGCCTCGAGGTCATCGATGGTTGCCGCGACGTAGTCCAGGGCTGTGGCGACGACGTTGGCTGAAGGCTCGCTGACGAAGTCCCGGCGACGGTCATCGGACATCACGAGCCGGGGGAGACCGAGCACGGCTTCATCTTTGGATTCCATGTAATTAAAGAAACTGCGGCGGCTGATGTCAGCTTCGCGGCAAATATCGTCGATGGTGATGTTCTCAAACCCATGCTTGACGACGAGCGCGGTTGCCGCGTCTTCAATCCTGCGCCGGGTGCGTGCGCGTTTCCGCTCCCGCAGGGATCTGTCATTGTTCACGAGCGAGAAGCCTACACCCGGTGCAACTTTGCTATCAAGTGCAAAGTTGCACCGGGTGCCAAATTGGTGGCCGGCCTACAAAAATTCTCTAAAATGAATCATATGATCAATCGTTTTTGCAGGTCGCGGGCGATCGGCTTTTGCATTCTAGAGAATTTATGTAGGGAAGTCGCCGAAAACGCCCCCGCCAGCCGAAGCTAGCGGGGGCGTCTTTCAAACGCGGAAAGGTTAGTCGCGATCGGTGTTGGCCATGGCCAGCACGTCGAGGCGCTTGTCCAACTCTTCCTCGGTGAGCTTCTCGCCGTCGACGAAGCCCATGTCGATGACAGTCTGGCGAATGGTCTTACCCTCCTTGAGGGCAGTCTTGGCCACCTTGGCGGCGTTCTCGTAGCCAATCGCCGAGTTCAGCGGGGTGACGATGGACGGGGAGGACTCAGCCAGAGTCTTCATACGCTCGACGTTCGGCTCGATGCCGTCGACGAGGCGCTCGGCGAAGACGCGGGCAGTGTTGGCCAGCAGGCGCGAGGACTCGAGCACGTTGCGGGCCATGACCGGGATGAACACGTTGAGCTCGAACTGACCCTGGGTGCCGGCGAATGCCACGGCGGCGTCGTTGCCGATGACCTGGGCGGCAACCTGGGTGGCGGTTTCACACAGGACCGGGTTGACCTTGCCCGGCATGATGGAGGAGCCCGGCTGCAGATCGGGCAGGTGGATCTCAGCAAAGCCGGTCAGGGGGCCGGAGCCCATGAGGCGGATGTCATTGGCGATCTTGTACAGGGAGACGGCGACTACGCGCATGGCGCCGGAGAACTCGACGAGGGCGTCGCGGTTGGCCTGTGCCTCGAAGTGGTTCTTGGCCTCCGACAGCTCGGAAACGCCGGTGAGCTTGATCAGCTCGTCGGTGACCTTCCCGCCGAAGTCAGCCGGGGTGTTGAGGCCGGTGCCGACGGCGGTGCCGCCGATGGGCAGCTCGCCGAGGCGCACGACGGTGGCCTCAATGCGCTCAATGCCGAGCTCGATCTGGCGGGCGTAACCGCTGAACTCCTGGCCGAGGGTGACCGGAACGGCGTCCATGAGGTGGGTGCGGCCGGACTTCACCACGTCCTTCCACTCCGCGGCCTTCTTCGCCAGGGAGGCGTGCAGGACCTTCAACGCGGGGACGAGGTCATTGACGGCGGCCTCGGTGGCGGCGACGTGAGTGGCGGTGGGGAAGGTGTCATTGGAGGACTGGCCCATATTGACGTGGTCGTTGGGGTGAACCTCGACGCCGTTGCGCTTGGCGATGGAGGCGATGACCTCGTTGGTGTTCATGTTGGACGAGGTGCCGGAGCCGGTCTGGAACACGTCGATGGGGAATTCGGCGTCGTGCTTGCCGTCGGCGATTTCCTGGGCGGCGGCGACGATGGCGTCGGCCTGCTCAGCGGGGAGGAGACCGCGGTCCTTATTCACAATGGCACACGCTGCCTTGAGCAGACCCATGGCGCGAATCTGAGCGGACTCTAGGCCGCGGCCGGAGATCGGGAAGTTCTCAACGGCGCGCTGGGTCTGTGCCTGCCACAGAGCGTTGACGGGGACCTTGACTTCACCCATCGTGTCGTGTTCGATGCGGAATTCCTGCTCGGTCATGAATAACCACCTTATGTTTGTGAGTGTTTTTAATGACAGGGGCCCGGCATAGACAAAAGACGCTCAAGCGGTAGAGGTGACGCCGGGAAATCGCCTCTACCTGTCACTCTTTAGAGGCGGGGCTCTTTCGAGTAGTCCACCACAGAGTATTCCTGCAGCTTTGCCAGCTGGTGGCGGGACTCGACGAAGCGCACGGTGCCCGACTTGGAGCGCATGACCAAGGAACGAGTGGTGGCGCCTCCTGCTCGGTAGGACACTCCGCGGAGCATATCGCCGTTGGTCACACCGGTGGCGGCGAAGTAGCAGTTGTCGGAGGAGACGAGGTCATTGATGCCGAGGGCCTGGTTGACGTCAAGGCCCGCGTCGCGGGCGCGGCCTGCTTCGGCATCGTCGGTCGGCCAGAGCTTGCCCTGGATTTCTCCGCCCATGCACTTGAGCGCGCACGCGGTGATGATGCCCTCGGGGGTGCCACCGATGCCCATGGCCATATCGATGGAGTTCGAGTCTTGGGCAGCGGCGATGGCACCGGCGACGTCACCGTCGGAGATGAGACGAACCTTGGCGCCGGCGCGGCGGATATCGGTGATCAGATCGATGTGGCGGGGGCGATCGAGGACGACGATGGTGACGTCGGCAGGCAGGATGCCCTTGGCCTTAGCTACGGCGTTGATGTTGTGGGCGACGGGGGCCTCAATGTCGATGGTGCCGGCGGCTTCCGGGCCCACGGCGATTTTGTCCATGTAGAACACGGCGGAGGGGTCGTACATGGAGCCGCGCTCGGCGGCGGCGATGATGGAGATAGCGTTCGGGCGTCCCTCAGCCATGAGGGTCGTGCCATCAACCGGGTCGACAGCGATGTCCACCTCGGCGCCTTCACCATTGCCTACCCGCTCGCCGTTAAACAGCATCGGGGCTTCGTCCTTTTCGCCTTCACCGATGACGACGACACCGTTCATGTTCACCGAATTGATCAGCTGGCGCATGGCGTCCACGGCGGCGCCGTCGCCCTCTTCCTTCATGCCACGGCCGACCCAGCGACCGGAGGCGAGCGCGGCTGCCTCGGTGACTCGGACCAGCTCCATAGCGAGGTTACGATCCGGGGTCTCTGGGTGTCGTGCATTCATATCATCGGCCTCCTGCAGGCGTTTGGGGATGAGATCACGGGCGTTCACCCGCCACCCATACATTCTTGCATCTTCCGCCTGTCTCAGGCGCCGTTTCTCCACCCGAAAGAGGGCAATAACGTGGCATCTCCGTCAATTTTGGGCCATTTTCCGGGAACGATCTCAGGTCTGACATACTTGGTGCCGTGGCTGCAGCGGAAAAACCTCGGATCTATCAAGGCGGATGGGACATGATGTTGTCCCTCGGCATCATCATCATCGCGATGATTGTCGTGGTCGGTACCACCGGCTTGTGTTCATATGAGCCCGGTGCCCCGGAAAGTGGGCCTGTCCGCGAGGTTGATGCAGAGTCGTTCATGAGCATGGAGGCCCGCGCGACGAATTTTCCCCTGCGCCTGCCGGACAGTCCCGAAGGATGGATGACTAATTCGGCGCGCCGATCAATGATCGATGGCACGCAGGCCCCGGTTGTGGGCTGGGTCACCGCCGATCGCGGATACATCTCTCTCACGCAGACGATCTTGCCCCTGGATAGCGCAGTAAAAAACATTGATAGCGATGTCCGCGAGCTAGCTCGCACCGAAGAGATCGCTGGGCAAGAGGTGCAGGTTTATCATTCCGATGAGTCCGGCGTGCGCGATCTGTGGGCCGTCGACTTGGGCGATGTCCGCCTTCTGTTCACGGGTGCAGGTTCCGAGGAAGAATTCCGCACCATCATCGCGGCGACGATCAATTCCGCGCCGCTGCCGGCCGCCTAGTTACTCGGCCGATTTGGCCAGTGCATCCTCGACTCGCCGGGAGGCACCGTCGAGGTGCTCCTCGCAGCGTTTGGCTAATGCCTCGCCGCGTTCCCAGTATTTGAGGGATTCATCCAGGCCCATTTGGCCCAGTTCGAGGATTTTTACGGTTTCGATGAGCTCATCTCGGGCCTGCTCATAAGACAGCGTTTCGACGCCCGGGAAGGCATCGTCCCCGGCCTGACCAGTTCCTACAGTGTTGTCGTTCATCGGGTTGCTCCTGGGAATTGTTAATTGGCTGGGGTGGTGGACATGCCGGCGGCGGTGATTGAGCCGTCGGCGACTCGGATGCGT
Coding sequences within:
- the glpX gene encoding class II fructose-bisphosphatase; this encodes MNARHPETPDRNLAMELVRVTEAAALASGRWVGRGMKEEGDGAAVDAMRQLINSVNMNGVVVIGEGEKDEAPMLFNGERVGNGEGAEVDIAVDPVDGTTLMAEGRPNAISIIAAAERGSMYDPSAVFYMDKIAVGPEAAGTIDIEAPVAHNINAVAKAKGILPADVTIVVLDRPRHIDLITDIRRAGAKVRLISDGDVAGAIAAAQDSNSIDMAMGIGGTPEGIITACALKCMGGEIQGKLWPTDDAEAGRARDAGLDVNQALGINDLVSSDNCYFAATGVTNGDMLRGVSYRAGGATTRSLVMRSKSGTVRFVESRHQLAKLQEYSVVDYSKEPRL
- a CDS encoding MDR family MFS transporter, whose translation is MVASTTTRAPRIGLVLGALVTTMLMSSLGQVIFSTALPTIVGELGGVDHMSWVISAFLVTMTIAMPIFGKIGDRVGRKWLYLFGITVFVIGSVMGGSAQSMELLIVARAIQGFGAGGMMVTSQAIIAEVVSARERGKYMGIMGAVFGLSSVLGPVLGGWFTDGPGWRWGLWMNLPLGILALLVSLIVLDLRSAKPNPRTFDWLGTVLIAVATFSLILLTTWGGTQYAWTSPTILGLGALTVGAAIAFVITELKVGDPLIPMSLFANRNMALTTAAGTVLGLSMVGALGYLPTYLQMVHTLSPTDAGLMMIPMMLGMVGTSTVVGFIITKTGHYKYYPLVGMSIVAFALYLMSRLTVDTTLVQLGWLFFLFGFGLGLVMQVLVLIVQNSFPVTLVGTATATNNFFRQIGSSLGASLVGSMFIHNLHANLAENLPGAFAEMGPAGAQMAEKFSADGGAANSLTPASVNELPSAVREAVLVSYNDGLAPVFLLMVPLAIFAFLLLLPVREEKLKDTID
- a CDS encoding TetR/AcrR family transcriptional regulator yields the protein MNNDRSLRERKRARTRRRIEDAATALVVKHGFENITIDDICREADISRRSFFNYMESKDEAVLGLPRLVMSDDRRRDFVSEPSANVVATALDYVAATIDDLEAADLEDGADEEFLATLKERRHQIMTSEPSVALLSLNRFREQSAKMHQLVVEHLEAHPGDRILGDEPIEVEASIINGLIREAVWLQVCRPCQTTDRAQRLRAAGATITAFTQELTW
- a CDS encoding exodeoxyribonuclease VII small subunit, whose translation is MNDNTVGTGQAGDDAFPGVETLSYEQARDELIETVKILELGQMGLDESLKYWERGEALAKRCEEHLDGASRRVEDALAKSAE
- a CDS encoding DUF4245 domain-containing protein, coding for MAAAEKPRIYQGGWDMMLSLGIIIIAMIVVVGTTGLCSYEPGAPESGPVREVDAESFMSMEARATNFPLRLPDSPEGWMTNSARRSMIDGTQAPVVGWVTADRGYISLTQTILPLDSAVKNIDSDVRELARTEEIAGQEVQVYHSDESGVRDLWAVDLGDVRLLFTGAGSEEEFRTIIAATINSAPLPAA
- a CDS encoding class II fumarate hydratase; protein product: MTEQEFRIEHDTMGEVKVPVNALWQAQTQRAVENFPISGRGLESAQIRAMGLLKAACAIVNKDRGLLPAEQADAIVAAAQEIADGKHDAEFPIDVFQTGSGTSSNMNTNEVIASIAKRNGVEVHPNDHVNMGQSSNDTFPTATHVAATEAAVNDLVPALKVLHASLAKKAAEWKDVVKSGRTHLMDAVPVTLGQEFSGYARQIELGIERIEATVVRLGELPIGGTAVGTGLNTPADFGGKVTDELIKLTGVSELSEAKNHFEAQANRDALVEFSGAMRVVAVSLYKIANDIRLMGSGPLTGFAEIHLPDLQPGSSIMPGKVNPVLCETATQVAAQVIGNDAAVAFAGTQGQFELNVFIPVMARNVLESSRLLANTARVFAERLVDGIEPNVERMKTLAESSPSIVTPLNSAIGYENAAKVAKTALKEGKTIRQTVIDMGFVDGEKLTEEELDKRLDVLAMANTDRD